One Epidermidibacterium keratini DNA segment encodes these proteins:
- a CDS encoding class I SAM-dependent methyltransferase: MVTRDGCPVAVYRAMDPEPTLTDVRRFLGDRQTVLDLGSGAGRIANPLTREGRIVTAVDDSSEMLAHVVGARTICTPIANLALTERFESVLLLSHLINSKDPLPLVQSASSHLTPDGVLVIERFAPGRSWNPSVRNSGPVTIRLSDIVRDGDRIQAVTTYELKGAAWPQTWELWERNDAEVTRLLYEAGLTALHLEGQWVIAGRRQRNDGS; encoded by the coding sequence GTGGTCACGCGCGACGGCTGTCCGGTCGCGGTCTACCGGGCGATGGACCCCGAGCCGACGCTCACCGACGTACGCCGATTTCTTGGCGACCGGCAGACCGTCCTTGATCTCGGTTCGGGCGCCGGTCGTATCGCAAATCCGCTCACCCGGGAGGGTCGAATCGTCACAGCCGTCGACGACTCATCCGAGATGCTGGCGCACGTGGTCGGCGCACGCACGATCTGCACGCCCATTGCGAATCTCGCGCTCACTGAACGATTCGAGTCTGTTCTGCTGCTGTCACATCTCATCAATAGCAAGGATCCACTGCCGCTCGTGCAGTCCGCGTCGTCTCATCTCACTCCCGACGGCGTACTCGTCATCGAACGGTTTGCGCCGGGTCGTTCCTGGAATCCGAGCGTGCGCAACAGCGGACCGGTGACGATAAGGCTGAGCGACATCGTGCGCGACGGCGATCGGATCCAGGCCGTGACGACATACGAACTCAAAGGCGCTGCGTGGCCACAGACGTGGGAGCTTTGGGAGCGCAATGACGCTGAGGTGACCCGGCTGCTGTACGAAGCCGGACTCACCGCACTCCACCTCGAAGGCCAGTGGGTTATCGCCGGCCGTCGTCAACGGAACGACGGCTCGTGA
- a CDS encoding DUF6176 family protein translates to MTERIPFRPVDPDGAGWSMPPSVPAGTRLSLSRAPLLDGAESSFDDWMGMLHERYDECVASLDAERMGFEATFLHQEADGSWWMYHLQVVGETGAELDLSHAIGRDHLEFAMKTKHPGWEELQPRLFLAPADVRDAIMRATLPKRG, encoded by the coding sequence ATGACCGAGCGGATCCCTTTTCGGCCTGTCGATCCAGATGGCGCTGGTTGGTCGATGCCGCCATCCGTTCCCGCGGGAACGCGACTCAGCCTCAGCCGAGCACCGCTGCTCGACGGTGCCGAGTCCAGTTTTGATGACTGGATGGGCATGCTGCACGAGCGGTACGACGAGTGCGTGGCCTCGCTGGACGCCGAGCGGATGGGGTTTGAGGCAACGTTTCTGCACCAGGAAGCTGACGGATCGTGGTGGATGTATCACCTGCAGGTGGTTGGCGAGACGGGCGCAGAACTCGACCTCTCCCACGCCATCGGCCGCGACCACCTGGAGTTTGCGATGAAGACTAAACACCCTGGCTGGGAAGAGCTACAACCGCGGCTCTTTCTCGCACCGGCCGACGTCCGCGACGCGATCATGCGCGCGACTCTCCCCAAGCGGGGCTGA
- a CDS encoding DUF2087 domain-containing protein — protein MRTTGENYTAARAAMLRETPAPQAMSSGDTRFYDKTVATFFDGQRLRAIPAKRRARTVVLLELVRRLDPKRRYSEREISDVLAEAHPDFAWLRRELVDYGYLSRDANSFWVSITLPERSASESQEVPAVERSVFVALHEGAAK, from the coding sequence ATGCGCACGACGGGCGAGAACTACACCGCGGCTCGTGCCGCCATGCTTCGGGAAACCCCCGCCCCGCAAGCAATGTCGTCTGGGGACACGCGGTTCTACGACAAGACTGTCGCAACGTTCTTCGACGGACAGCGCCTGCGAGCCATCCCGGCGAAGCGTCGCGCGCGGACCGTCGTACTCCTTGAGTTAGTACGTCGCCTCGACCCGAAGCGGCGCTACTCTGAGCGCGAGATCTCCGACGTACTTGCCGAAGCCCATCCCGACTTCGCGTGGTTGCGTCGCGAGCTTGTCGACTACGGCTACCTGTCGCGCGATGCCAACTCCTTCTGGGTGAGTATTACGCTGCCAGAACGCAGCGCGTCCGAGTCTCAGGAAGTTCCGGCCGTCGAACGGTCAGTCTTCGTGGCTCTTCATGAAGGAGCGGCGAAATGA
- a CDS encoding TetR/AcrR family transcriptional regulator: MTTPKGERRRTAIVAAAARLALDDGPAAVTHRRVADAASVPLAATTYYFSSRDDLLAEAGARIVSGWALTAERVVADLGPGLADDLIRALLPRRVGNVRGHYEHLVAAGRIPALARAYRDGRRRLEDAVGQILAAHGSSLDPGLVIAVVDGAVVSALSEDRPVKAEVRQMLELALG, encoded by the coding sequence GTGACGACGCCGAAGGGCGAGCGGCGGCGTACGGCGATCGTCGCCGCGGCTGCCCGCCTGGCGCTGGACGACGGTCCGGCTGCCGTGACGCACCGCCGGGTCGCGGACGCGGCATCCGTGCCGCTCGCGGCAACGACGTACTACTTCTCGTCTCGCGACGATCTGCTTGCCGAAGCCGGCGCTCGGATCGTCTCTGGCTGGGCGCTGACCGCCGAGCGCGTCGTCGCTGACCTCGGCCCCGGCCTTGCAGACGATTTGATTCGCGCACTACTCCCTCGTCGTGTTGGGAATGTGCGCGGTCACTACGAGCACCTCGTCGCAGCCGGCCGGATCCCTGCATTGGCCCGCGCTTACCGGGACGGTCGTCGCCGACTCGAGGACGCGGTCGGCCAGATCCTTGCTGCACACGGCAGCTCATTGGATCCTGGCCTGGTGATCGCAGTAGTCGACGGCGCCGTGGTGTCGGCGCTCAGTGAGGACCGCCCAGTGAAGGCCGAAGTGCGCCAGATGCTCGAGCTGGCCCTGGGTTGA
- the sugE gene encoding quaternary ammonium compound efflux SMR transporter SugE, which produces MAWIVLLVSGMLETVWALALKQSHGFSRLWPSVIFLVAAVASLGGLAWALKSLPVGTAYAIWTGTGAVLTAIVGIVWLKESASVLKLLSIVLIIAGIVGLRLAGTE; this is translated from the coding sequence ATGGCATGGATCGTGCTGTTGGTTTCGGGCATGTTGGAGACGGTGTGGGCACTCGCGCTCAAGCAGTCGCATGGCTTCAGCCGACTGTGGCCGTCGGTCATCTTCTTGGTCGCAGCGGTCGCCAGCCTGGGTGGTCTGGCCTGGGCGTTGAAGTCGCTTCCGGTCGGTACGGCGTACGCGATCTGGACCGGGACAGGCGCCGTACTCACCGCGATCGTCGGGATCGTTTGGCTCAAGGAGTCGGCATCGGTGCTCAAGCTGCTGTCGATCGTGCTGATCATCGCCGGCATCGTGGGGCTGCGGCTCGCGGGCACGGAGTGA
- a CDS encoding ArsR/SmtB family transcription factor, with translation MEAVTGLDGCAVPTVHPDKVTAVREAAPADSELSEVTSVFKLLGDPTRTRLLYALLEAGELCVCDLAAATGLQEVTVSQSLRMLRASKVVIGRREGRNVYYRLLDAHVRLLLDITREHVLHAPGEGKS, from the coding sequence ATGGAAGCAGTCACGGGCCTGGACGGCTGCGCCGTACCAACGGTGCACCCGGACAAGGTCACCGCGGTCCGAGAAGCCGCGCCGGCCGACTCAGAGCTCAGCGAGGTCACGAGCGTCTTCAAGCTGCTCGGCGATCCCACGCGCACCCGCCTGCTCTATGCGCTGCTGGAAGCCGGCGAGCTCTGTGTCTGCGACCTTGCGGCGGCGACCGGGCTGCAGGAGGTCACGGTCTCGCAATCGCTGCGCATGCTGCGCGCGTCGAAGGTCGTGATCGGGCGCCGCGAGGGCCGCAACGTCTACTACCGCCTGCTCGATGCGCATGTGCGATTGCTGCTCGACATCACCCGTGAACACGTTTTGCATGCACCTGGGGAAGGGAAAAGCTAA